A window of the Ipomoea triloba cultivar NCNSP0323 chromosome 14, ASM357664v1 genome harbors these coding sequences:
- the LOC116005003 gene encoding multiple organellar RNA editing factor 2, chloroplastic-like — protein sequence MAGASAVTVTGSLITSRPTTSTGIFHKRIFSTGLSILTSNVSGSIHAQSLRAVARGGARLAPISCRASRSAYSPLNSRPNSGDRPPADIGPLFPGCDYEHWLIVMDKPGGENATKQQMIDCYIQTLAKVVGCEEEAKKKIYNVSCERYFGFGCEIDEETSTKLEGLPGVLFVLPDSYVDPENKDYGAELFVNGEIMQRSPEKQKRVEPVPQRAQDRPRYNDRTRYVRRRENTR from the exons ATGGCCGGCGCGTCAGCTGTAACTGTCACCGGTTCACTAATTACAAGTCGACCGACCACTTCTACAGGAATTTTTCATAAACGGATTTTCTCAACTGGTCTATCTATACTCACCAGTAATGTCTCTGGATCCATTCATGCTCAGTCTCTCCGGGCCGTCGCTCGCGGCGGTGCTCGGTTGGCTCCGATTAGCTGCAGGGCTAGCCGTTCCGCCTACTCGCCCCTCAATTCCAGGCCTAACTCCGGCGACCGCCCTCCCGCCGATATAGGTCCTCTTTTTCCCGGCTGCGACTACGAGCACTGGCTTATAGTGATGGATAAGCCTGGAGGAGAAAACGCTACCAAACAGCAAATGATTGATTGTTACATTCAAACCCTAGCTAAAGTTGTTGGATG TGAAGAAGAGGCTAAGAAGAAGATATACAATGTCTCCTGTGAGAGGTACTTTGGATTTGGATGTGAAATTGATGAAGAGACATCCACTAAACTGGAAG GGTTGCCTGGAGTTCTCTTTGTTCTTCCAGATTCTTATGTTGACCCTGAGAACAAGGACTATGGAG CTGAGCTGTTTGTTAACGGAGAAATCATGCAAAGGTCACCTGAAAAACAGAAGAGGGTGGAGCCAGTACCACAGAGAGCACAAGATAGACCTAGGTATAATGACCGGACACGTTATGTAAGGCGCCGTGAGAATACAAGGTGA